Proteins encoded within one genomic window of Gambusia affinis linkage group LG23, SWU_Gaff_1.0, whole genome shotgun sequence:
- the LOC122826507 gene encoding chloride anion exchanger-like isoform X1: MMRAGARDYVVARPLYSEDSFNEEHKKVYRHHKTVLDHVKQYFRCDAKRAKNAALSLLPIIGWMKIYRIKEWLVSDIVSGVSTGLVAVLQGLAYCLLASLPPWYGLFAAFFPIITYFFLGTSRHISVGPFPVLCLMIGSVVTRLIPDEGPAANITGFTGLTVDEQRVLVASSVTFLVGIMQLAMGVLQVGFVVMYLSDTLVSGFTTAAAIHILVSQLKFVLGLQVPGISGPLSIIYTLEIIFNKITSSNVCDIVISLVIMVAVFLVKELNDRYKSKLPVPIPIEVIMTVITCGVSYAFDFKSRYGIDVVGKIPLGYEPPVAPNLQVFQHTAMEAFPMAIVGFAVAFSVAKVYSIKHDYTIDGNQELIAFGVSNIFGASFKAFAASTALSRSAVQESTGGKTQIAGLLSAIIVMIVTLAIGYLLEPLPKSVLGAVVIINLKGMLMQFNEIPYLWRRDRPDCVVWMVTCGAATLLGLDLGLAVGLGVELICVVLRIQFPRCSVLANIEGTEIYKDRKDYICINEPEGVKIFRIPSPIFFANMDFFRNKLVEALGFNPLRVLKKRNKALSKIRKLLKKGDLQWTSKGFMNTTNNSLVDPLEDSDNEELDKPVDFKDLPIRIDWNAELPGNIVVPRVAIHSLVLDFAAVSFLDISGLKGLKTLLKELVRVEVEVYIVACDPYILEKLHNCCFFDEEVQPSMFFLTLHDAMLHILEKHPETTVRKTNQDKILTTVTVHHGSLSLRSRDKNGPVPAAETRF; this comes from the exons ATGTGACGCCAAACGGGCCAAGAACGCGGCTCTCTCCCTGCTGCCGATCATCGGCTGGATGAAAATCTACAGAATCAAAGAGTGGCTGGTCAGTGACATCGTGTCTGGTGTCAGCACAGGACTGGTGGCTGTCCTGCAAG GTCTTGCCTACTGCCTGCTGGCCTCTCTGCCTCCCTGGTATGGACTCTTTGCTGCCTTCTTTCCAATCATCACCTACTTTTTCTTGGGCACCTCTCGACACATCTCAGTAG GTCCTTTTCCAGTCTTGTGTCTGATGATTGGCTCGGTGGTGACTAGGCTCATCCCAGACGAAGGGCCAGCTGCCAACATCACTGGGTTCACAGGTCTGACGGTAGACGAGCAGAGAGTGTTGGTGGCCTCCTCTGTGACCTTCCTCGTTGGCATCATGCAG ctggCAATGGGGGTCCTACAGGTGGGCTTCGTGGTCATGTACCTGTCTGACACCCTGGTCTCTGGGTTCACCACAGCTGCTGCCATCCATATCCTTGTATCTCAGTTAAAGTTTGTGTTGGGGCTCCAGGTTCCTGGCATCAGTGGACCCCTCTCCATTATATAT actCTGGAGATCATCTTCAACAAGATCACGTCCAGCAACGTGTGTGACATTGTGATCTCCCTCGTGATCATGGTGGCGGTGTTTCTTGTGAAAGAGCTAAATGACAGATACAAATCTAAACTGCCCGTTCCCATCCCGATAGAGGTTATCATG ACTGTTATTACTTGTGGAGTTTCTTATGCATTTGACTTCAAGAGCAGATATGGCATTGACGTTGTTGGAAAAATTCCCCTAGG ATACGAGCCTCCAGTCGCCCCAAACCTTCAGGTCTTCCAGCACACGGCGATGGAAGCTTTCCCAATGGCTATAGTGGGTTTTGCTGTGGCCTTCTCTGTGGCAAAAGTCTATTCCATAAAACATGATTACACAATAGATGGAAACCAG GAGCTGATCGCCTTCGGAGTTAGCAATATCTTTGGAGCGTCCTTCAAGGCCTTCGCAGCAAGTACAGCGCTTTCCAGGAGTGCGGTGCAAGAAAGTACAGGAGGAAAAACTCAA aTCGCTGGTTTACTATCAGCTATTATAGTGATGATTGTCACTTTGGCTATTGGATATCTTCTCGAGCCTTTACCAAAG TCTGTGCTGGGGGCCGTGGTCATCATCAACCTGAAGGGCATGCTGATGCAGTTCAATGAAATTCCTTACCTGTGGAGGAGAGACAGGCCAGATTGT GTGGTGTGGATGGTCACCTGTGGAGCAGCCACCCTCCTGGGGCTGGATCTTGGATTGGCTGTTGGTCTTGGTGTAGAGTTGATCTGCGTCGTCCTCCGGATTCAGTT cccTCGCTGCAGTGTGCTAGCCAACATTGAGGGGACAGAAATTTACAAAGACAGGAAGGACTACATCTGT ATAAATGAACCAGAGGGGGTGAAGATCTTCAGAATCCCGTCCCCAATCTTCTTCGCCAACATGGACTTCTTTAGGAACAAGCTAGTGGAAGCC CTTGGCTTCAATCCTCTGAGAGTGttgaaaaaaaggaacaaagctCTGAGTAAGATCCGGAAACTTCTGAAGAAAGGCGACCTGCAGTGGACGTCA aaagGGTTcatgaacacaacaaacaactCCCTCGTGGACCCATTAGAAGACAGCGACAATGAGGAGCTGGACAAGCCCGTCGACTTCAAGGACCTTCCCATCCGCATCGACTGGAACGCCGAGCTTCCTGGCAACATTGTGGTTCCCAGGGTGGCCATCCACAGCCTGGTGCTGGACTTTGCTGCCGTCTCCTTTCTGGACATATCTGGACTGAAGGGACTCAAAACC ttGCTGAAAGAACTGGTCCGTGTTGAAGTTGAGGTCTACATCGTAGCTTGTGATC CGTACATCCTGGAGAAACTCCACAACTGTTGCTTCTTTGACGAGGAAGTTCAGCCCTCCATGTTCTTCCTAACGCTGCACGACGCCATGCTGCACATTTTGGAGAAACATCCAGAGACGACAGTGAGGAAAACAAACCAGgataag ATACTAACAACAGTGACAGTCCACCATGGGAGCCTCAGTCTCAGGAGCAGAGATAAAAAT GGTCCAGTGCCAGCTGCAGAGACCAGGTTCTAA
- the LOC122826507 gene encoding chloride anion exchanger-like isoform X2 codes for MWWPGRCTLRTHSTRSIRRFTGITRRFWTTSSSTSGLAYCLLASLPPWYGLFAAFFPIITYFFLGTSRHISVGPFPVLCLMIGSVVTRLIPDEGPAANITGFTGLTVDEQRVLVASSVTFLVGIMQLAMGVLQVGFVVMYLSDTLVSGFTTAAAIHILVSQLKFVLGLQVPGISGPLSIIYTLEIIFNKITSSNVCDIVISLVIMVAVFLVKELNDRYKSKLPVPIPIEVIMTVITCGVSYAFDFKSRYGIDVVGKIPLGYEPPVAPNLQVFQHTAMEAFPMAIVGFAVAFSVAKVYSIKHDYTIDGNQELIAFGVSNIFGASFKAFAASTALSRSAVQESTGGKTQIAGLLSAIIVMIVTLAIGYLLEPLPKSVLGAVVIINLKGMLMQFNEIPYLWRRDRPDCVVWMVTCGAATLLGLDLGLAVGLGVELICVVLRIQFPRCSVLANIEGTEIYKDRKDYICINEPEGVKIFRIPSPIFFANMDFFRNKLVEALGFNPLRVLKKRNKALSKIRKLLKKGDLQWTSKGFMNTTNNSLVDPLEDSDNEELDKPVDFKDLPIRIDWNAELPGNIVVPRVAIHSLVLDFAAVSFLDISGLKGLKTLLKELVRVEVEVYIVACDPYILEKLHNCCFFDEEVQPSMFFLTLHDAMLHILEKHPETTVRKTNQDKILTTVTVHHGSLSLRSRDKNGPVPAAETRF; via the exons GTCTTGCCTACTGCCTGCTGGCCTCTCTGCCTCCCTGGTATGGACTCTTTGCTGCCTTCTTTCCAATCATCACCTACTTTTTCTTGGGCACCTCTCGACACATCTCAGTAG GTCCTTTTCCAGTCTTGTGTCTGATGATTGGCTCGGTGGTGACTAGGCTCATCCCAGACGAAGGGCCAGCTGCCAACATCACTGGGTTCACAGGTCTGACGGTAGACGAGCAGAGAGTGTTGGTGGCCTCCTCTGTGACCTTCCTCGTTGGCATCATGCAG ctggCAATGGGGGTCCTACAGGTGGGCTTCGTGGTCATGTACCTGTCTGACACCCTGGTCTCTGGGTTCACCACAGCTGCTGCCATCCATATCCTTGTATCTCAGTTAAAGTTTGTGTTGGGGCTCCAGGTTCCTGGCATCAGTGGACCCCTCTCCATTATATAT actCTGGAGATCATCTTCAACAAGATCACGTCCAGCAACGTGTGTGACATTGTGATCTCCCTCGTGATCATGGTGGCGGTGTTTCTTGTGAAAGAGCTAAATGACAGATACAAATCTAAACTGCCCGTTCCCATCCCGATAGAGGTTATCATG ACTGTTATTACTTGTGGAGTTTCTTATGCATTTGACTTCAAGAGCAGATATGGCATTGACGTTGTTGGAAAAATTCCCCTAGG ATACGAGCCTCCAGTCGCCCCAAACCTTCAGGTCTTCCAGCACACGGCGATGGAAGCTTTCCCAATGGCTATAGTGGGTTTTGCTGTGGCCTTCTCTGTGGCAAAAGTCTATTCCATAAAACATGATTACACAATAGATGGAAACCAG GAGCTGATCGCCTTCGGAGTTAGCAATATCTTTGGAGCGTCCTTCAAGGCCTTCGCAGCAAGTACAGCGCTTTCCAGGAGTGCGGTGCAAGAAAGTACAGGAGGAAAAACTCAA aTCGCTGGTTTACTATCAGCTATTATAGTGATGATTGTCACTTTGGCTATTGGATATCTTCTCGAGCCTTTACCAAAG TCTGTGCTGGGGGCCGTGGTCATCATCAACCTGAAGGGCATGCTGATGCAGTTCAATGAAATTCCTTACCTGTGGAGGAGAGACAGGCCAGATTGT GTGGTGTGGATGGTCACCTGTGGAGCAGCCACCCTCCTGGGGCTGGATCTTGGATTGGCTGTTGGTCTTGGTGTAGAGTTGATCTGCGTCGTCCTCCGGATTCAGTT cccTCGCTGCAGTGTGCTAGCCAACATTGAGGGGACAGAAATTTACAAAGACAGGAAGGACTACATCTGT ATAAATGAACCAGAGGGGGTGAAGATCTTCAGAATCCCGTCCCCAATCTTCTTCGCCAACATGGACTTCTTTAGGAACAAGCTAGTGGAAGCC CTTGGCTTCAATCCTCTGAGAGTGttgaaaaaaaggaacaaagctCTGAGTAAGATCCGGAAACTTCTGAAGAAAGGCGACCTGCAGTGGACGTCA aaagGGTTcatgaacacaacaaacaactCCCTCGTGGACCCATTAGAAGACAGCGACAATGAGGAGCTGGACAAGCCCGTCGACTTCAAGGACCTTCCCATCCGCATCGACTGGAACGCCGAGCTTCCTGGCAACATTGTGGTTCCCAGGGTGGCCATCCACAGCCTGGTGCTGGACTTTGCTGCCGTCTCCTTTCTGGACATATCTGGACTGAAGGGACTCAAAACC ttGCTGAAAGAACTGGTCCGTGTTGAAGTTGAGGTCTACATCGTAGCTTGTGATC CGTACATCCTGGAGAAACTCCACAACTGTTGCTTCTTTGACGAGGAAGTTCAGCCCTCCATGTTCTTCCTAACGCTGCACGACGCCATGCTGCACATTTTGGAGAAACATCCAGAGACGACAGTGAGGAAAACAAACCAGgataag ATACTAACAACAGTGACAGTCCACCATGGGAGCCTCAGTCTCAGGAGCAGAGATAAAAAT GGTCCAGTGCCAGCTGCAGAGACCAGGTTCTAA